Proteins encoded in a region of the Quercus lobata isolate SW786 chromosome 8, ValleyOak3.0 Primary Assembly, whole genome shotgun sequence genome:
- the LOC115957321 gene encoding uncharacterized protein LOC115957321 has product MRMCSGWRRFLFCLPLIFFLPLLLSVLELHQNSTLGYPPKKQSKKSDHLVLGPAAGQGLPNRLQCEGIKALNQTHFSTSSHTSRSRENIAFVTVFTIYNSSLNVNVNVNDRSSNLVNVGNASYSKVERSMAILNIFINFIQVTMPQSNVIILTDPASDLHMHRNRVTIHPIQGEYSRDKLMLQRIRSYIAFLDTRLEELSHREGHITHYIFTDSDISVVDDLGQIFQEYPNFHLALTFRNNKEQPLNSGFIAVRGTSDGILRAKAFLQEVLKVYNLKYMRASRMLGDQLALAWVVKSDPSFDTRKFTKPQAFVEKIGGASVLFLPCAIYNWTPPEGAGQFHGMPLDVKVVHFKGSRKRLMLESWNFFSSSANISDMLCLILSSGRTKYDF; this is encoded by the exons ATGAGAATGTGCAGTGGATGGCGTCGTTTTCTCTTCTGTcttcctctcattttcttccTCCCTCTTCTGCTCTCTG TTTTGGAATTGCATCAGAACTCAACTTTGGGATATCCGCCGAAGAAACAGAGCAAGAAATCTGATCATCTGGTTCTTGGGCCTGCTGCTGGACAAGGCTTGCCCAATCGTTTGCAATGTGAAG GCATCAAAGCTCTCAACCAGACCCATTTTTCAACATCCTCCCACACATCTAGAAGCAGAGAAAATATTGCTTTTGTCACTGTTTTTACCATTTATAATTCCTCCCtaaatgtaaatgtaaatgtaaatgATAGATCATCAAACTTGGTTAATGTTGGAAATGCTTCATATAGTAAGGTGGAGAGATCGATGGCCATATTGAACATTTTCATTAACTTCATTCAG GTGACAATGCCCCAGAGCAATGTTATTATTCTTACCGACCCAGCATCTGACCTTCACATGCACAGAAATAGGGTCACCATCCATCCAATTCAAGGTGAATATTCACGAGACAAGTTGATGCTTCAAAGAATCAGGTCTTACATT GCTTTTCTAGACACAAGGCTTGAGGAGCTTTCTCATAGGGAGGGGCATATTACTCATTACATCTTCACTGACTCGGACATATCAGTGGTTGATGATCTAGGACAGATTTTTCAGGAGTATCCAAATTTTCATCTGGCTCTCACCTTTCGGAACAACAAAGAGCAACCTTTGAATTCGGGATTCATTGCAGTGAGGGGTACCTCTGATGGGATTTTAAG GGCAAAGGCTTTCTTACAAGAAGTACTGAAAGTTTACAATTTAAAGTACATGCGTGCTTCCCGAATGCTTGGAGATCAGTTAGCTCTTGCCTGGGTTGTAAAGTCCGATCCTTCTTTTGACACAAGGAAATTTACCAAACCACAAGCTTTTGTAGAAAAAATTGGTGGTGCCTCAGTACTATTTTTACCATGTGCTATATACAATTGGACGCCTCCAGAAGGTGCAGGTCAATTTCATGGAATGCCCTTAGATGTTAAG GTTGTTCATTTCAAAGGATCAAGGAAACGCCTAATGCTTGAGTCTTGGAACTTCTTCAGTTCCTCTGCTAACATATCAGATATGTTGTGCCTAATATTAAGTAGTGGGAGAACGAAGTATGATTTTTGA
- the LOC115955335 gene encoding pectinesterase inhibitor-like, with amino-acid sequence MKQTVPSLSASCLFISLLLAITLSCISPAQSIGQDVLNDICSKSKDSSFCLKSLNSDPQTATTDLLGLAGISIKLAKTTVDATYNFVKSQVGLVTDPTLKKQYTQCVESYDDANDKVDYANERLKAGDYGGVGVATSACLDDVSDCEKPPPVAVNVAAASTISLSEQNKESYELCQIALIISNRLSGKN; translated from the coding sequence ATGAAACAAACAGTTCCTTCTCTTTCTGCCTCTTGCTTGTTCATTTCTCTTCTACTAGCAATAACCCTATCATGCATTAGCCCTGCACAATCAATAGGTCAAGATGTGCTTAATGATATTTGCTCCAAGAGTAAAGACTCATCTTTCTGCTTAAAATCCTTAAATTCCGATCCCCAGACGGCCACAACCGACCTCCTTGGCCTCGCCGGAATATCAATCAAGTTGGCCAAAACCACTGTCGATGCAACTTACAATTTTGTCAAGTCACAAGTTGGTCTTGTAACTGACCCTACACTCAAAAAACAGTACACACAATGTGTAGAGTCCTATGATGATGCCAATGATAAAGTTGACTATGCAAATGAAAGATTGAAAGCTGGTGACTATGGTGGAGTAGGCGTAGCAACATCAGCTTGCCTTGATGATGTTTCTGATTGCGAAAAGCCACCACCAGTTGCAGTAAATGTAGCAGCAGCATCAACTATCTCTCTCTCAGAACAAAATAAGGAGTCTTATGAACTTTGTCAAATAGCATTGATCATCTCGAATCGCCTTTCGGGGAAAAATTAG
- the LOC115957048 gene encoding pectinesterase inhibitor-like, producing MKQTVPSLSASCLFISLLLAITLSCISPAQSIGQDVLNDICSKSKDSSFCLKSLNSDPQTATTDLLGLAGISIKLAKTTVDATYNFVKSQVGLVTDPTLKKQYTQCVESYDDANDKVDYANERLKAGDYGGVGVATSACLDDVSDCEKPPPVAVNVAAASTISLSEQNKESYELCQIALIISNRLSGKN from the coding sequence ATGAAACAAACAGTTCCTTCTCTTTCTGCCTCTTGCTTGTTCATTTCTCTTCTACTAGCAATAACCCTATCATGCATTAGCCCTGCACAATCAATAGGTCAAGATGTGCTTAATGATATTTGCTCCAAGAGTAAAGACTCATCTTTCTGCTTAAAATCCTTAAATTCCGATCCCCAGACGGCCACAACCGACCTCCTTGGCCTCGCCGGAATATCAATCAAGTTGGCCAAAACCACTGTCGATGCAACTTACAATTTTGTCAAGTCACAAGTTGGTCTTGTAACTGACCCTACACTCAAAAAACAGTACACACAATGTGTAGAGTCCTATGATGATGCCAATGATAAAGTTGACTATGCAAATGAAAGATTGAAAGCTGGTGACTATGGTGGAGTAGGCGTAGCAACATCAGCTTGCCTTGATGATGTTTCTGATTGCGAAAAGCCACCACCAGTTGCAGTAAACGTAGCAGCAGCATCAACTATCTCTCTCTCAGAACAAAATAAGGAGTCTTATGAACTTTGTCAAATAGCATTGATCATCTCGAATCGCCTTTCGGGGAAAAATTAG
- the LOC115957049 gene encoding uncharacterized protein LOC115957049, with protein sequence MGILKYLMVWMPNWVASKDILRGVLNLDFKRSVLEMMVNHFPVIMVITETRVGGDRARKIIEDLPFDGSFVVDTIGYTGGIWLLRKKDEVDISMISSTEQEIHTTVKVCFNNISWLLSSIYASPRIVERKILWSNLSQVAQLHNIPWLLLGDFNEVLIGEDKCFANPSWRILFPEASVTHLPRVFSDHYPVLLELAKPPAEMRNKPFRFQSMWLLHPEFSDVVKDSWDREPSLNNAISIFTRKAKHWNVNVFGNLFDRKRKVLARLNRAQKALANNPSDSLLQLEKQLIEDYNLIMLQEEEYWALKSRLNWASFGDRNTSFFHVSTVVRRNRNKIRCIKDNNGEWIMKEEGVKEFILTGYKKLFSTELNYSTLSSKVNHFSSCFVTEEEKNRLSQQISEEEIRAGLWALKAFKASGPDGLHAGFF encoded by the exons ATGGGTATACTGAAGTACCTGATGGTATGGATGCCGAATTGGGTAGCTTCCAAGGACATACTGAG AGGTGTTTTAAATCTAGATTTCAAGAGAAGCGTTCTGGAAATGATGGTGAATCACTTTCCTGTGATAATGGTGATCACTGAAACAAGAGTTGGGGGAGATAGAGCCAGGAAGATTATTGAAGACCTTCCTTTTGATGGGTCTTTTGTGGTTGATACAATAGGATACACTGGAGGCATATGGCTGCTCCGGAAGAAGGATGAGGTGGACATTTCAATGATCTCCTCCACAGAACAGGAAATTCACACAACTGTGAAGGTATGCTTTAATAACATTTCCTGGCTTTTATCTTCTATATATGCTAGTCCTCGTATAGTTGAAAGGAAAATTCTTTGGTCAAATCTATCGCAAGTAGCTCAATTACACAATATACCGTGGTTGCTTTTAGGAGATTTTAATGAGGTTCTTATTGGTGAGGACAA GTGCTTTGCTAACCCCTCTTGGAGAATTCTTTTTCCAGAGGCTTCGGTGACGCATCTACCCAGGGTTTTTTCTGATCATTATCCTGTTTTACTGGAGCTTGCAAAACCACCTGCTGAAATGAGAAACAAACCTTTTAGATTTCAGTCAATGTGGCTGCTGCATCCTGAATTTTCCGATGTAGTTAAAGATTCATGGGATAGGGAACCTTCACTCAATAATGCGATTTCTATTTTTACAAGGAAAGCCAAGCATTGGAATGTTAATGTCTTTGGTAATCTATTTGACAGAAAAAGGAAAGTGCTTGCGAGACTAAATAGAGCACAAAAAGCATTAGCAAATAATCCTAGTGATTCCCTTTTACAACTTGAGAAGCAACTGATTGAAGATTATAACCTCATTATGCTTCAAGAGGAGGAGTATTGGGCACTTAAGTCTCGTCTAAACTGGGCTTCATTTGGGGATAGGAACACATCCTTCTTTCACGTTTCAACTGTGGTGAGAAGGAACAGAAATAAAATTAGGTGCATTAAAGACAACAATGGGGAGTGGATCATGAAGGAAGAGGGAGTTAAGGAGTTCATTTTGACTGGATATAAAAAGCTATTCTCTACTGAGCTGAATTACTCTACTCTCTCTTCGAAGGTCAACCATTTCTCTAGCTGCTTCGTGActgaagaggaaaaaaacagACTTAGTCAGCAAATTTCGGAGGAAGAAATCAGAGCTGGCCTATGGGCTCTTAAGGCCTTTAAAGCCTCGGGGCCTGACGGTCTTCATGCAGgctttttttag